A genome region from Mastacembelus armatus chromosome 8, fMasArm1.2, whole genome shotgun sequence includes the following:
- the LOC113141294 gene encoding neurexophilin-1, translating to MMRPNRGFILLLLNGTACLVALGQEDDSSSPKSSSDESSKTVGLLSGQASLSPLSRWMLHSKSRAANATSLELPYRSPVPFSKQEFSKQEFWEMLGSDLLKPDASSSRVKRRPIVKTGKFKKMFGWGDFYSNIKTVRLNLLITGKIVDHGNGTFSVYFRHNSTGQGNISVSLVPPVKAVEFDLERQSVVYPKDSKIFNCRVDYEKVDRSKRTSLCNYDPSKTCFQEQIQSHVSWICSKPFKVICIYISFYSTDYRLVQKVCPDYNYHNEMPYLPSG from the coding sequence GTGGCTCTGGGTCAAGAAGATGACTCCTCAAGCCCCAAGAGCTCTTCAGACGAGTCCTCGAAGACGGTGGGCCTACTGAGTGGGCAGGCTTCCCTTTCACCCCTGAGCCGCTGGATGCTTCACAGTAAGAGCAGAGCTGCTAATGCCACATCTCTGGAGCTGCCCTATCGCTCCCCTGTCCCTTTCTCTAAGCAGGAGTTTTCAAAACAGGAGTTCTGGGAGATGTTGGGCAGCGACCTGCTCAAGCCCGACGCCTCCAGCTCCAGGGTCAAACGCCGGCCCATTGTTAAGACTGGCAAGTTCAAGAAGATGTTTGGCTGGGGAGACTTCTATTCCAATATTAAGACGGTGAGGCTTAATCTGCTGATCACTGGCAAGATTGTGGATCACGGTAATGGCACGTTCAGCGTCTACTTCCGCCACAACTCCACAGGCCAGGGCAACATCTCAGTCAGCCTGGTGCCACCCGTGAAGGCGGTGGAGTTTGACCTGGAGCGCCAGAGCGTGGTCTACCCCAAGGACTCCAAGATCTTCAACTGCCGCGTGGACTATGAGAAGGTGGATCGGAGCAAGCGCACCTCGCTGTGCAACTACGACCCGTCCAAGACCTGCTTCCAGGAACAGATTCAAAGCCATGTGTCCTGGATTTGTTCCAAGCCTTTCAAGGTCATCTGTATCTACATTTCCTTCTACAGTACGGACTACCGCCTGGTGCAGAAGGTGTGCCCGGACTACAACTACCATAACGAGATGCCCTATCTGCCCTCAGGCTAG